A window of Frankiaceae bacterium contains these coding sequences:
- a CDS encoding ABC transporter ATP-binding protein — protein MEAYVTARGLTKTFGEFTAVDGIDFSVARGEAFGFLGPNGAGKSSTMRMIGCVSPVSSGELRVLGMDPATQGSEIKARLGVAPQEDTLDTELTVRENLVLYARYFGISRATAKEKADRLLDFVQLTERADDKVEPLSGGMKRRLTIARSLVNDPEVLLLDEPTTGLDPQARHVVWDRLYRLKQQGVTLVLTTHYMDEAEQLCDRLVIMDRGKIVAEGSPWELIATHSSREVLEVRLADGDAPDLAAMLDGVAGRVEDLPDRVLVYTDNGERAAEVLHDRGVRPVATLVRRSTLEDVFLRLTGRTLVD, from the coding sequence GTGGAGGCGTACGTCACGGCGCGCGGGCTGACGAAGACGTTCGGGGAGTTCACCGCCGTCGACGGGATCGACTTCTCCGTCGCGCGCGGTGAGGCGTTCGGCTTCCTCGGCCCCAACGGCGCGGGCAAGAGCTCGACGATGCGGATGATCGGCTGCGTCTCGCCCGTGTCGTCCGGCGAGCTGCGGGTGCTCGGCATGGACCCCGCGACGCAGGGCTCCGAGATCAAGGCGCGGCTCGGCGTGGCGCCGCAGGAGGACACGCTCGACACCGAGCTGACGGTCCGCGAGAACCTCGTCCTGTACGCGCGCTACTTCGGCATCTCCCGCGCCACCGCGAAGGAGAAGGCCGACAGGCTGCTCGACTTCGTCCAGCTCACGGAGCGGGCCGACGACAAGGTGGAGCCGCTCTCGGGCGGCATGAAGCGCCGGCTCACGATCGCGCGCTCGCTCGTCAACGACCCCGAGGTGCTGCTGCTCGACGAGCCGACGACCGGCCTCGACCCGCAGGCCCGCCACGTCGTGTGGGACCGCCTCTACCGGCTCAAGCAGCAGGGCGTGACGCTCGTCCTCACCACGCACTACATGGACGAGGCCGAGCAGCTCTGCGACCGGCTGGTCATCATGGACCGCGGCAAGATCGTCGCCGAGGGCTCGCCGTGGGAGCTCATCGCGACGCACTCGAGCCGCGAGGTCCTGGAGGTACGCCTCGCCGACGGCGACGCCCCCGACCTCGCCGCGATGCTCGACGGCGTCGCGGGCCGCGTCGAGGACCTGCCGGACCGCGTCCTCGTCTACACGGACAACGGCGAGCGCGCGGCCGAGGTGCTGCACGACCGCGGCGTACGACCGGTCGCCACGCTGGTGCGCCGTTCGACCCTCGAGGACGTCTTCCTCCGGCTCACGGGCCGGACGCTGGTGGACTGA
- a CDS encoding ABC transporter permease: MASTSYALRAYELWFLRFKRVWRGTGTYTLFGPLLYLGAMGAGVGSLVTRQDAASLGGVSYLAYIAPGMIAATAMQTAAGEASWPVMGAMRWMRVYHAQAATPLGVADVFHGHLLWMLSRVAMTSAAMLLAATILGVTDSLLAPLVMPAAVLTGAAFAAPIAAWSVTQEGDGLFSVLFRLVITPMFLFSGTFFPVETLPVVLRGIAYVTPMWHGADLCRDLVLGGATPLMSLVHVAYLSAWTLVGLVAGRRTYAKRLVP; this comes from the coding sequence GTGGCGTCGACGTCGTACGCGCTGCGGGCGTACGAGCTCTGGTTCCTGCGGTTCAAGCGGGTGTGGCGCGGGACGGGGACGTACACGCTGTTCGGTCCGCTGCTCTATCTCGGCGCGATGGGCGCCGGCGTCGGCTCGCTCGTGACGCGGCAGGACGCGGCGAGCCTCGGCGGGGTGTCGTACCTCGCGTACATCGCCCCCGGGATGATCGCGGCCACCGCGATGCAGACCGCCGCGGGCGAGGCGTCGTGGCCGGTCATGGGCGCGATGCGCTGGATGCGCGTCTACCACGCGCAGGCCGCGACGCCGCTCGGCGTGGCGGACGTGTTCCACGGCCATCTGCTCTGGATGCTCTCCCGCGTCGCGATGACGAGCGCCGCGATGCTGCTCGCCGCGACGATCCTCGGCGTCACCGACAGCCTGCTCGCGCCGCTCGTCATGCCCGCCGCGGTGCTCACGGGGGCGGCGTTCGCGGCGCCGATCGCCGCGTGGTCGGTGACGCAGGAGGGCGACGGCCTGTTCTCGGTGCTGTTCCGGCTCGTCATCACGCCGATGTTCCTGTTCTCCGGCACGTTCTTCCCCGTCGAGACGCTGCCCGTCGTGCTGCGCGGCATCGCGTACGTCACGCCGATGTGGCACGGCGCGGACCTCTGCCGCGACCTGGTGCTCGGCGGCGCGACGCCGCTGATGTCGCTGGTGCACGTGGCGTACCTCTCCGCCTGGACCCTCGTCGGTCTCGTCGCGGGCCGGCGCACGTACGCGAAGCGGCTCGTGCCGTGA